The following DNA comes from Sparus aurata chromosome 3, fSpaAur1.1, whole genome shotgun sequence.
tgatgtctatattgttttcacattttactgatctcagttatagaatgcgcgtgtgtgttttattgaaagtgaggCTGAGagtgcgtaggctataaatgttcagtgtttttttttattgtatcactgtgtcgggatgaacaagcaaatgtagctactgtccctgtacaatgacaataaagagctttttgacggtgaaaatagctcaagcctgtaagatttgtgtttgggcgtacactgccctacaatgGGTGAAACATTggtcagttcatcagtttattcatggccacatcaaagaaataattaactttactcattatctgtgacagataaatactaggttggcctaattaatatttcatattgcattttattaagatgtggaagcagcagtcggacatggcagcaagttagagccaaatacaaaaacatcattcaaagtggtatgtagccaagctcccccatcattttgtcagtgtgtgttcttgctcagattttctgcatcaccaactgaatgtaagtaggttcatgtggcaaaaaaacgaagagctacacaaacagtttgcccgacagtgagcgcacagcttcttcgagtggcattcctgacactcggctcaatattTGAGTGTAcggtattccctcggctgaaaatctatatcgctcatagagaatttcatcaggaaatgccagcggatcagcgccgctcacgtcgtagtgctgcccgaattattcttgctcccaggtccaccgggttctcaatgaatggtgacgccatctccgaatgagttacacagtgaaacagcggcgctttcaTAGttgattttaagctgaaactctgaacataacctggtcgggaccaggttatgagctaagcatgagttaccatggtgatctagccgggttaaaagagagccacctttgtagtacagggaagcctggctttagactcaacatacctcactaacccactaaactggcttcgcagtacaccaCTCAGATCTAACAGTAAAATTGTTTGTATGTCGCAGCTGACTGCATGATAAATGTACAGATGGTAAGAGGCAATTTAGAAGCAATGTCTAATGAAACCACATGTTTAAGATGGCATGAAGTTAGCTGATGCGTTTTCTTGTTGAAAATGTGATCGTATCTGGGTTTTGGCCAGCAGCTTGTGTCCCCTTTTCCCAGTGCTGCAGGCTCAAATATTTGAGTGGTACCTGACGGTACCAGCCTACTTTCACCCCTGATCCTACTGAATGCATCATATTTCTGAGAGTGCTGATAATGATGTGTGTATTCATACTGAATGGAGTCTGTcctgcacatttaaaaccttcgCATTGCTCCTGCGCAGTAACACttagttttacttttactggCTGATGTTTAGCCTGTTTTAACTGAATTATACTGAAAATAATGTGATTGGTGTTATTTATAAGCTccttgtttgtcctgcagtgctacactCCCTGAAGTATTCCGTAACTTCATCAACTGGAATCCAAAACCTCCCAGAATTTCTGGCAACCGCAGAAGTTGATGAACTTCTGATGGGGTCCTGTGACAGCAACAAAAGGCTGGATGTGAAACAGGACTGGGCGAATAAAACTTTTAAAGATCATCCTGAGCAGGAGTGGTACAAAAATATGTGTTTCCAGGATTTGCCAGACCTCTTCAAATCCTTCACTAACGATTTGATGGATCTCTTCAACcaaagtggaggtacagtatgtaacatgttatagcctgtttatctttttactgttctgcatcttagttgtaaagtgacccagggcctcaagataccaatcagttcaaactctaacatcattttacacataacctgaaatagagattcatgtaaagtaaaccagcatatcagtttgtcttcagtggtccagccactacctgtcattcatcatgtcaacattaatcagctgctagttagacttgttgctgaagctgttaaacacaaactaatgataataatctgatTAATGATCACACGactaaaaaacagcagtcatcacacaatgtacaatgtttttaagatcatctttccactgaatgtttcatctgtgaatcagtgttaattacagtctctgtctctgtctcaggtgtccatGTTGTACAGGTGGTGGGaggctgtgagtgggatgatgagactggagaggtcaaaggtttctttcagtttggttatgatggagaagacttcATAGCATTGGAtccaaatacatttacatggaTCGCTCTAAGACCTGAGGCTGTCACCTTCAAAAAGTGGTGGGACGCTGACGAAGAGTACAAAAGAAGCTTAAAGTTTACTGCTACTCAGCTTTTTCCACACTGGCTAAAGAAGTATGTGAAGTATGGAAGGAgctttctgctgagaacaggtagaaTCACATGAATTGCTGTGGTTTATTGGACAAGCAGTCTTCATTCAGTCTGCTCAGATTGAGCTGTCATTGTGTTATGAACCTTGTCAGTCTgacattacattgttttgtctgtttgttttctgtagcAGTAAGATTAGTGTAGCCTTTTCCTGTGCTACCGTGGCAAGTACCACGCATGCAGATCTAGATTTATGCCAGTATGTCACTCACCTGTAGCTGGTCTCCTGagctctctccacctctctctctcctgcagctgcagagtttaagatttgtggcagataaacagccgacacagacagctgtcatattattcttaactctcatttacaagcagttagcttaacaagcacaaatggacactcttctgaaatatgactcatatttaagcacgttgaataaatggaaggcgacttgttagcccccacaagaaAGTTATGTtgatggatttataactcacaaaggttcaagtcgctccactgtcaagtctcatctatgtgcatggtggagttctgatgaggcagtggcttctctctctctgtctttgtcttcaaaataagagctttacattgcacccaattggtgtttagaactgggttcttagcggggggggCGGGgtgtttaatttgaaagtagcgactgttcgtacagagagacagagcggagccgcagcggacagagaagcggcttaggctcaacacactcccaacaccatattacgtacgAAATGCGTACGGTACATAACagtggcgtttttataccgtcttttttttgacatccctttgcacaacaggattttatttattcatttaaaaaacagacaaaaagggcacttttttataggaggtaaaaagggcaggggctcaagcaccccttgggccttatgtgtgcaagTGCCTGTTGCCGGGCCAACTAGAAACCGAGTGGGGGTACGTCTCGATGGGCGCACGTCCTAATAGGCATGGCTTCATCTTCCCCCCGTAGTTCCTGTGCTGGATGGCCCGAGTCTCTGTTCTGTCGTACCTTCTTGCCGTGGATGGTGAAGACTAGGCTGCCGGTGATCCTGTGATAAAGGATGGTAGAGAAAGAGAGGGTCTGAGGGGAGAGTTATACGAACTTGAGACGAACAGGAGAGAGCTGGTTTGACTTACCTATGTAGGTTTCACAGGTGATGGGATCAGGGCGGTGGAGGTGGTTGAGTTGATTAGGCACAGATGGTTCGTTTGATGAGACGCAAGTGGTTTGATTGGCTGGACCTGGGTGGCAGGTCGGTGAGAGGTTTGGCGTGGTCCAGTTCCTGAACCTTAGTTATACTGACTCCATTTCACTAACAAGACCACACCAAGTTTTACTGTTTAAAgtagtttatttaaatgttgggaaaatTTGGAGAGGATAGTAAAGAGGGGTCAGGGTGGTTGGATGAGGAAAAGGGGTCAAGGTCAGTGGATAAAGAGGGTCTTTTAGAGGGGCTGCGGGTTGCAGGGCTGTCTAGAAACCAGGGGGGTGGTCGAGACTCAGAGTGGGGGTACGTCTCGATGGGCACACGTCCTAATCATCATCTTCCCCCAAAGGTGTTACTGAGTTATGTGAATGTGGGCTTGACGGATATCGAAAAGGTGGCTTCGAATGTAGTTGTTATAGGTCTGGAAGGACCAGAGGCCAGGAGTTTGATGGTGGATGAGTGAGGCCAAACTGGTCAGTCTTGCTTCGTTTGAGGTTGAACCAAAGGGTGTCGTGGGAATGGAAGGAGATGTCCAAGACGGTTGCGTGTCGTAAGGGGTCTTGGGTAGATGTGGCGGAGGTGAATTCTTAGCATCTTAGAAAGCTGATGAATGCCAGGAGGAACATCAGCTCCAGGGTTGAGTCAATGAATGGAGACGAATATCCTGAGGGGAGAGTAAGGATGCAGCAGTATAGGAGATCTGTAGTTAAGGGTAAGCGTTTAGGTGCGAGCTGTGGTTCTGCTTCGCATAGGCACACTTTGATCAGCATGGTGACATGGGGATGGGAAACGGAGGGGGCCAGAGTTCCAGAGAGCAGTTTGGCAAGGAAGTTGATGGTGCTGAGGTATACTTGGATGGCAGAGGTGAAATCGTACAGGAGGTGGATGACATAAGGGAGGTTGTGATTATTGAGCAGTATCCGGCAGAGCGCTTCATAGAGTGAGTCTAATTTTTTAGGACTGCTCCTGCGTCCGAAAGTGAGGCAGACTGTGAAATAGAATTGGCCTTTCCAGGAAAAGGCAAGAATTTCCAGAATTCTGGACAGATTGGCAAGACTTTGAAGGCACTGGTGACGTCGCCTTTGCCAGCCAGGTGCCAAGGCCAGCGAGACAGATCAGGTATAAGGCCTGGGTAATAGTGGTGTCATTCATGGAAAAATCTGGGCTGAGGTTGTTGATGCTTGGGGTGGTGGTGCCGTGAGGTGCAGAGAGGTCAATGATGAGCCTCTTTTTACCAGAATATTTTCTTGTAGCGATGCCAATGGGACTGATTCAGTAGATTTGGAAGGGGGGGCTGGAAAATGGTCTTATCATGAAGCCGTCCTTGAGCTCTTTACGGAGTAATGTGTCCACTGTGTCAGGTTCGGTGAATGCGGATTGTAGGCTGTTGCAGGTGAATCACGAGTCAGGGACGGTGAAGAAGCCTGGATGAAAGACGAATGAGGTAGTGGACAAAGGAATGGTCAGGGTGGTGAGTCAAGGCAGTCTTCAGGGCAGGGATTTTGATGGGTGCCTGTAGGTGGTGGCTTAGTCAAGGTGCATGTTTGATCGGGTTATGGGGTTGATCTGGCGTGGGTGCTGCCGCAGAATGAACAAGTTTGGAGGAGCCAACAGCTTGAGAGGTTGCAACCAAGATTGTTAAAATTGTTGCAGACCATCCTGCCACCCTGGAAGAGTACCAGCCTCCCTCTTTTGTCGATGGCACATGGGAGGGTGCCATGGGTTGATGGTAACAAGTTGGTGGGTTGGGGGTGATGGGAGAAGGTGGTGCAGCATGCGGTGGTCAGTGGGGAGGCGGGGGCGTGAGGTTGAGGCAACAGGACGTGGAAGTGGGGCAGTGATGACGCTTTTGGTGGCTGGGTGTGAGAGAGCCCCGCAAAGGTTGCATGGAAGGGAGGGCCTTGCCACAAATACTCTGCAGTAGAGCTCAGAGTCCAGGGCTCCCCATTGTGTGCGCTGGTTGAATTGATGGAGGTGGCCTGAGGCTTGGGAGGTGAACAAGACGTGATAGGTATAGAAACCTGCGCCACCGAAACGCAAGGAAAGACTGAACAGAGTGTGTCTCTGTAGAGAGAGAAAGCGAAAGCAAACTCGACTGGAGTGAGTTTGCGGGAACGTGGCAGTGGGGGGTGCCTCAGCTGGGCTGTGTTGGAGGGTGTGGGGAGCTCCCTGGGGTTGGCAGAGGGGCATTTAGATGGTTGGAGCAATTGTGCGAGGTCGGTGTAAGTACCTGATATGATTTGCTGCCTGAGGGAGGTTGAAATGGGTGAACGACATGTGGCTGGAGGGGGACAGACCAGAGGGGTGCTGTCGCCAAGGTGAAGTTGCTAGAGGTAGTGGTAAAGGGTGCTGTAGGAACAGAAAAAATGGGGGGGTGTAGGCCCAACCCCTTTTAAAATGCACCATAATACATATGACAAATTCACTTACACAAATACCCAAGAATTCTAAGGGAGAACCTCAAAACCTCTGATAAAATTGCCCTGTACCCAGAAAATGCTTCCGAAGCCCATAGTCTTAACCAATCAGGAGACACTGACATTTTGGCTGTTCTGAAATTGCTTTGCATCGAAGCTCAGACTGTGACAGTCAGTGTACACTCAGCATGAGTTAAGTAAGTTTGCTGTCTCAGTGTTTGAAAATAGAAATAGTTTCAATGATCTCTCTCCAGAGCTtccttcagtgtctctcctccagaagactccttcctctccagtcagctgcctcgctacaggtttctaccctcacagagcctcactcttctggaggaaagatgaagaggagcttcatgaggaggtggaccacggagagattCTCCCCAACCAtgatggaaccttccagatgagtgttgacctgaacctttcatcagtcacacctgaagactggacgaagtatgactgtgtgtttcagctctttggtgtgaaggaggacatcatcaccaaactggagaaagttcggatcagaaccaacaaaggtaagagtgagatcagagggtgcTGAAGGGGAGAATTCAtgttagaaaaaacaaaaccagtaatAAACTATTTCATTGTTCATCTGTGCCAGTCTCATtttattgtattcaacagtgaagcccagtaacatgaccgtcctcgtcactgctgcagtggttgttcttgctctcattctcatcggtgctgctggattcatcgtttacaaaaagaagaaaggtgagagagaaaaaggaaagatttcactACTTTGATTCCAGTCTGAGTTGATTTCTTTTATTCAggtttcaaaatgaaaataagcatcggagaaagtaaatacagtcagcactaaacagactgagtatatacagatactcagtctgactgagtagaagagaggaataaagtgactaaagataatctggcatttacaaccgtgactgaaattatttgtcttgttttgatttcagccatcagccctccatcttgtaagtaaaacttactttggttctatttcagctgatctgactcacacttcatATTCtagataaaacatgtttcacattattgtgcagattaaccttttcaacactgtttcctgtatttattgtttataaaagttcaatccaggatgtttgtttctgacctgcagctcctgacaacagcacagagctctctgagcagctgaatccagagagctgaatgacaaacacactcagtgactgTCCTGGTCacactttatttagctttgCAAAACTAAAATACAGTAAAAGAGTAAAAGATGGCTTCTTGCAATAACAGTTAAGTTACATATAAAAAAGGACTGATTGAAAAGTTGGGACTGTTCTATGTTCTatctctctgattggttgttttactgagtgttgttttcttcctctaaTGATGTACAGCTGAGGTGATTCCAGATGATGCATCTCTAATTATCTATGAGTAAGAGAGAGTTAGCAAAGCGCTACACCTCACCATGTGAAGAGACTGATGTAAGATAGTTTGGTTTTGGGACTTCTAACACCTGATTTGTTGGTGTGCTGTCAGTTGTCTGTGTAGAGTAAATGGAAGTACTGACCCGTTCTGTGTTCTTTCTGTTAcgaatagttgtttttttaggaGTTGTTAATGAACAGTTTAAGCtaaaaagaaagagatgaaAATCTAACTGTTTCACTCGACTTCTATGAAACTTGTATGAAATCGGGCCTCAACTACTTTTTTGAGAAGGACTTTGAAATGAagtatttttgtgatttttttttttttttttttttatgttttttatttcgggcatgtcaattcataaacatcacatttcatcattgttcaaataatacaatacacatggccgaaagggaaaagcgggagaagccaaagcttatcaagtcccgcccccattacccacaggataaaatctttatcctgatcttttcttgtcatttgcattttacattttcttttctcttttttttttttttttttttcaacttcttttgttatgacctttgacaaaacatattacagcagtagcatacagagctgaattcaagctctagacagtacatacagattacatgtgtgtctactgttgtgtgccgatttacagggctagttgagttcttcacagctcagaagaacttgtgataactcacagtagtgtcacagtgttcgtacccaagttatctcacattgttgatacacattataacaacatcctgctatgtacaactggcattggccttggaccatacaattttctcaggttcaacttattgtttgggtacaaatggtatttgttatgctcacatgccgtctcaacacagtgtctgcacagtgtctgttgattcgtgcctctgacctttatcaaccctcctgtattgatctgtactggtcaacgattgaatgtacatactttttactagattatatccatccaggaaaaaaatctgtgcctttgtcttcattaatccatgtttccgacactgcaatgatggtgaaaggggttttgaagtgatttaggtattccttgatgtggccgaagttggtatatagactcctgctgttaaagtgaattagagacagtttcccgtccatctcagcgctgtctctgtattgaacttcagtataatacttgcaattcccagtcatgttgaaacagaagtgatTATCCGGGTCAATTCCTTCGTTCGGGTCAGATAAGGTATGattcacatgttgatttgtaATGAAGTCCAAAgattaatgacagaaaaaactAATGAATTGGCCAAGTAGCCTCCAACAAAATTATCAATTGGCTGGAATGAGGTTGTAAAAGGGCTTCATCTGGCCAACGGGGCACCAGTTGAATAGCTCTGGACTAATGTCTGTCTACCCTCTGCTAAAGATATAAGCAAGCGAGCAAGAATGGCAAACAAGAAGCAGCCAGAATTTtcccaatgctaacatgctagtaTGACAGTGGTGACTACtgacagtgttgggaaagttcactttctacatgaactagttcaaagttcagttcacaaattttattTCATAGTTCATAgatcataattcaaaattttgaactaagttcacagttccaaaaatgaactagttcatagttctttttttttttcaatatgttgatgcgagctattatttttcaaaattattgccacagcccatatagaaccacagacggctattattctattagttttaacactgaaactgcagctctcccacaatattctgcaaaaccaggttgtccagctgcggctgggagatgaagacaacggagccgctactgtacgctgttaatgcaatttgggtggtagaggatctgttttggctcgctgttgccgtgtcttttgattttgttattcacttgcacataccttgaaagcaggggcgaaaatcccatttcatagttgggggggacaataaacagtacaattttagagaataattcaATTTGATGCTTTCGTCTGtctatctctccaacaggcaggcagaagacctttcttagcactggctgagtccacctgcacatgtctagatttaaaacaaaatgattgaaatcaaattaacatgtacacatgcaatgaataaatgaaattatcaggcaaacatctaagtttgtttatcagatttctcataatcagataactgcctttttccagatgaaagatatcagattatgatattttctctctctctctctctctctctctctcgcagtgttgcactcttgcactgtcaacatgttcaaatcaaatgttttaaaaactgttatcaaaagtaatgataattacaataattgcatcATACTATATTAGTCCTTACCCTACCTGTATAcaagttcttgtttattcacccagcaatacaaaacaatggtattaggtggaaggtggcaataatacactttatgtgaacacatctgacataatacctttgttcactgttctaaccgctgctgcagctgctagctctgcccgttggaaagagtgtggggtggactcaaccatttgggaatgggggggggggaacaaaaTCTTTACAGATGcaaatagcacattattgcacgattataatgagcaccgcttacattgtgctttcaataaatgctactgcattgttcaaaaattattaattgtgtctcaaattattctagggggggacagctttactggagggggggacatgtcccccctggGATTTCCGCCTATgcttgaaaggctcgccgggtgctttagttcaatgtgccgtttcaggtttgcggtacaggatagagttcaaattaaaaataaaatacataaataagtaaataaataaatcatttttttaaaaaagaagaagaagaaagggaaaaataaaataataaataaatagatagtcctgacagtggcttcagggaaaaacttttcataatgactcagtaaggtattactttttttatttaacaaaatcagagatttaagcaaagagctcagttccagcagaaaaggagcaaatttaggtagtgattttgcaaatttttgtttgtgaataaaacatcttgcataggataacaaagttcatcatgtgttcaagagcattatatTCTGGTTATagtaaataacatgtttaacggtaagagaatggacagagttagcagcatcaaaaaaatttgattcaacatcactcactttttgcctccatgcttagcacattgatgacgcatgcggcggtgcgactctgtggtggctggtgttgccagtgttgtgtccgttcaggacgaattcatctgtgttcgtttggtaatgcctcactgcatgtttggtatgcagctgtttctgtctgaaatagttaagtttcgaatgtacgcgttcacaataacgttcatcaggcagaaatacgtgcgttcagttcacgttttcccaaaatatgaacgagttcatgaacgatcgttcattgaacgcattcaggcacaacactgactACTGAcatcagccatgtttgttgtttacgtTCGTCTAACTGTAGAGCAAGTCTGTCTGTATGTAGGTTATATGTCATTCACATCTTCTACTTCACACtcagcaggtttgttgctgagtaCTCAAGGAAGCGCAGTGTCAAATTTGTAGCAATTTTGACAAACGACATGACTCAAACTGGCTCATCTTTCTCAGGTGATgtcatggggaagcagatgtAAAAAGATGAGAGATTAGATGAAGTTGATGTCACAttgcagagagacaaaaaactgAAAGCAGAAAGTTTGAGAGTCTGAATGAGTGGGGAAGTGCAGTGAGTGCAGGTTTTCTCAGTCGCACCATCAGACTCTCAGGATGCTTCTCTCATTGGTTGTGAACCAGCTCAGAAAGTACAGATTGTAACTTGTAACCATCAAAGcaatacatcactgaaaacactggtgacacaTTCATTGAGGCTTTCTCTTtcacaccacccctctctaggttctctgtcaatgaccttgtacatcatttcaattccaaaattacaaatgtcatgaatgccattgcactcactaaagtgaaggtggtctctggtaagaaaaaatctccttggagaaacgccacgcttgtcaagatggaaaaaagggaatgtcgaaaagcaGGTGGCGAAAAAGAAATCTCCaagttcattttgacatttttaaagggagactttacatttttaatttagaatttaaaaagtcaagacagtccttcttctcagacattatcaccaagaacaaaaataatgctcgtgccttgtttgctactgtcgacaggttaacaaaccctcctgtgccagtagcctctgaacatctgtctaccagggcctgtaatgaatttgcatcattcttcactgccaaaattcagaacattagacaagcggtcagtgctACCGTATCAGGTAcaggaggtgtgttgtcgttttgtccacctaaacccaactctaacaccatgacacaatttgatccaatcaatgacaaaaacctgcaagaGATTATAtagcatttgaagtcttcctccggcagcctggatattttaccagcagggttcttcaaaaaagtttcagactgcatgattccagatcTGCAACAGATTGTTAACgcgtctcttctctcaggtgtcttcccccaagccatgaagactgcagtcattaaaccactcctgaagaagagaactctagacacatcagtaatgaataactataggcccatttcaaacctcccaattttaagtaaaataatcgaaaaagctgtttttcaacagctgaacaattacttaataataaatggctgttttgatgttttccaatctggatttcgaccacatcacagcactgagacggccctcgttaaggtcttcaacgacattcattcaaacacagacaatctcagtcttagtattactggatctcagtgctgtgtttgacacagtcgaccataatatactactggaccaaCTGAAAAACTGGGtcggactctctggtacaacactaaaatggtttaaatcttatctaaatgagagagattactttgtgtctattggtgattacacatctgaacggatgaaaatgacaagcggagtaccccagggctcaaTTCTGGgccctctactattcaacatttacatgctctctctagctcagataatggaaaacaatgaaatttgctaccatagttatgcagatgacacacaaatttacataaccatatcaccaggggactataatcccatacataccctgagtagatgcattgaacaaatcaatggttggatgtgtcagagttttcttcagttaaacaaagacaagactgaaataattgtttttggatccaaggaagaacgacttaaagtctctgctcagcttcagtctgtaatgttgaaaaccaCAGACCATAccagaaaccttggtgtaatcatggactcagacatgaatttcagcagccatattaagacagttacaaagtcagcctactatcaccttaagaatatatccaggataagagggcttatgtctcggcaggatttggagaaacttgttcacgcatttatctttaGCAGACTCGattactgtaatggtgtccttacaggactccctaaaaactccatcagacagttgcagctgattcagaacgctgctgctcgattcctaacaagaaccaaaaaagtagatcacatcactccagttcttagatctttacactggcttcctgtctatcaaagaatagatttccaaatcctgttgttggtttataaagcattgaatggtttcgggccaaaatacatttctgatctgctgccgcgctatgaaccatccag
Coding sequences within:
- the LOC115579197 gene encoding major histocompatibility complex class I-related gene protein-like, with translation MRNKWMLHSLKYSVTSSTGIQNLPEFLATAEVDELLMGSCDSNKRLDVKQDWANKTFKDHPEQEWYKNMCFQDLPDLFKSFTNDLMDLFNQSGGVHVVQVVGGCEWDDETGEVKGFFQFGYDGEDFIALDPNTFTWIALRPEAVTFKKWWDADEEYKRSLKFTATQLFPHWLKKYVKYGRSFLLRTELPSVSLLQKTPSSPVSCLATGFYPHRASLFWRKDEEELHEEVDHGEILPNHDGTFQMSVDLNLSSVTPEDWTKYDCVFQLFGVKEDIITKLEKVRIRTNKGKSEIRGLKPSNMTVLVTAAVVVLALILIGAAGFIVYKKKK